The proteins below come from a single Papaver somniferum cultivar HN1 chromosome 11, ASM357369v1, whole genome shotgun sequence genomic window:
- the LOC113321843 gene encoding pyruvate decarboxylase 1-like, with product MDFKVGSLDTPKPANGDVGSLAANHVSTLKTSTSSTQLCSAEATLGRHLARRLVQVGVSDVFAVPGDFNLTLLDDLIAEPGLKLVGCCNELNAGYAADGYARSRGVGACAVTFTVGGLSILNAIAGAYSENLPIICIVGGPNSNDYGTNRILHHTIGLPDFSQELRCFQTVTCYQAIVNNLEDAHEQIDTAISTALKESKPVYVSVSCNLSAIPHPTFSREPVPFCLAPKLSNSLGLEAAVDAAAEFLNKAVKPVMVAGPKLRVAKACDAFLELADACGYPVAVMPSAKGLMKETHPHFIGTYWGAVSTAFCAEIVESADAYIFAGPIFNDYSSVGYSLLLKKEKAIIVQPDRVVIANGPAFGCVLMKEFLPALAKKLSRNTTAYENYHRIYVPGGLPPQCDPKEPLRVNILFKHIQKMLSGDSAVIAETGDSWFNCQKLKLPEGCGYEFQMQYGSIGWSVGATLGYAQAAKDKRVIACIGDGSFQVTAQDISTMLRCEQNTIIFLINNGGYTIEVEIHDGPYNVIKNWNYTAFVDAIHNGDGKCWTTKVQCEEELVEAIETATEVKKDCLCFIEIVVHKDDTSKELLEWGSRVSSANSRPPNPQ from the exons ATGGATTTCAAAGTTGGTTCTCTTGATACACCCAAACCCGCTAATGGAGACGTgggttctttagctgcaaaccaTGTCTCAACCCTCAAGACTTCGACATCATCAACACAGTTATGCTCAGCTGAAGCAACATTAGGGAGGCATTTAGCGAGGCGTTTAGTACAAGTTGGTGTGAGCGATGTGTTTGCGGTGCCTGGTGATTTTAATCTCACATTGCTTGATGATCTTATTGCTGAACCTGGGTTGAAATTAGTTGGTTGTTGTAATGAGCTTAATGCTGGTTACGCTGCTGATGGTTATGCGAGGTCTCGTGGTGTTGGTGCTTGTGCTGTTACTTTCACTGTTGGTGGTTTGAGTATTTTGAATGCTATTGCTGGTGCTTATAGTGAGAATTTGCCCATCATCTGTATTGTTGGTGGACCTAATTCTAATGATTATGGGACGAATCGCATCTTGCATCATACGATTGGTTTGCCTGATTTTAGTCAAGAGCTTCGTTGTTTCCAGACCGTCACTTGTTATCAG GCGATTGTTAATAACTTGGAAGATGCACATGAGCAAATCGATACTGCGATTTCGACAGCTTTGAAGGAAAGCAAGCCTGTTTATGTCAGTGTCAGTTGCAATTTGTCTGCGATACCACACCCTACGTTTAGCCGAGAGCCTGTTCCATTCTGCTTAGCACCAAA GTTGAGTAATAGTTTGGGTTTGGAAGCAGCAGTGGATGCTGCGGCGGAGTTCTTGAATAAGGCAGTAAAGCCGGTGATGGTGGCAGGGCCAAAACTTAGGGTTGCCAAGGCTTGCGATGCGTTTCTTGAACTGGCCGATGCTTGTGGTTATCCAGTTGCAGTTATGCCATCAGCCAAAGGACTAATGAAGGAGACTCATCCACATTTCATTGGAACTTATTGGGGTGCAGTAAGCACGGCTTTCTGTGCTGAGATTGTCGAATCAGCTGATGCTTACATATTTGCAGGACCAATCTTCAATGACTACAGCTCTGTGGGGTACTCGCTACTTCTCAAGAAGGAGAAGGCGATCATCGTCCAGCCTGATCGGGTTGTCATTGCTAATGGACCTGCATTTGGATGTGTTTTGATGAAGGAATTCTTACCAGCATTGGCTAAGAAACTTAGTCGAAACACAACTGCTTATGAGAATTACCACAGGATTTATGTCCCCGGAGGGCTTCCTCCTCAGTGTGACCCAAAAGAGCCATTGAGAGTTAACATATTGTTCAAACACATTCAAAAGATGCTATCAGGTGACAGTGCTGTGATTGCTGAAACGGGTGATTCCTGGTTTAACTGCCAGAAATTGAAATTACCCGAAGGGTGCGG GTATGAATTCCAAATGCAGTATGGGTCTATTGGTTGGTCGGTTGGTGCAACACTTGGGTATGCTCAGGCTGCAAAGGATAAGCGAGTGATTGCTTGTATTGGTGATGGAAGTTTCCAGGTAACTGCACAAGATATTTCAACAATGTTGAGGTGTGAGCAGAACACCATCATCTTCCTGATAAATAATGGTGGGTACACCATCGAAGTTGAGATCCATGATGGACCTTACAATGTGATTAAGAACTGGAACTACACTGCCTTCGTTGACGCTATTCATAACGGTGATGGCAAATGCTGGACCACCAAG GTTCAATGTGAAGAAGAGCTGGTGGAAGCGATTGAGACTGCGACTGAAGTTAAGAAGGATTGCTTGTGTTTCATTGAGATTGTAGTTCACAAGGATGACACAAGCAAAGAGTTGCTGGAATGGGGTTCAAGGGTTTCTTCTGCAAACAGTCGTCCACCAAATCCTCAGTAA